Proteins found in one Oncorhynchus gorbuscha isolate QuinsamMale2020 ecotype Even-year linkage group LG15, OgorEven_v1.0, whole genome shotgun sequence genomic segment:
- the LOC123998344 gene encoding phosphatase and actin regulator 1-like isoform X1, producing the protein MSSWYASGSLNEAPSSFPAVIEEKPPMRRAFYLLRKTSKNRSGSGKQQQQQPVANNNNIPFMIHCQIGKEIKHICSNCRGADPHEVEEVERLAAMRSDSLVPGTHTPPIRRRSKFATLGRLFKPWKWRKKKSEQFKQTSAVLERKMSTRQSREELIKRGVLKDIYDKDGTVVTRGEEVNMENGMSPALGGSDLSHCDGAELMDGAGSAIGTVEFQLSGEGTSPQDHTQNPSQAPPTKKVMVYPGDGSGAESSHHILKQPKQPPALPPKPFNRLPNHITEGMPVKLPCMSMKLSPPLPPKKLMICVPVGAGVSMEPSALTFQKCPPPSHHVGSLGGHSLHYGTLPVPLHPPSRIIEELNKTLALTMKRYESSLHHVVPTVMIACDNNKENLSNEEDYQDIPGSYRDEEDEDDDETLFSSTLALKVLRKDSLAIKISNRPSVRELEEKNILPRQSDQERLEFRQQIGTKLTRRLSQRPTTEELEQRNILKPRNELEELDEMRELKKRLSRKLSQRPTVEELREAKILTRFSDYVEVADAQDYDRRADKPWTRLTAADKAAIRKELNEFKSTEMEVHEGSRHLTRFHRP; encoded by the exons ATGAGCTCCTGGTACGCGTCTGGTTCTCTGAACGAAGCTCCCTCCTCATTCCCAGCCGTTATCGAGGAGAAGCCGCCGATGAGGAGAGCGTTTTACCTGCTTCGGAAGACGTCCAAGAATCGCAGCGGTAGCGGtaagcaacagcagcagcaacccGTGGCAAACAACAACAATATACCTTTCATGATCCACTGCCAGATCGGGAAGGAGATCAAGCACATATGCAGTAACTGCCGCGGCGCAGACCCACATGAAG TTGAGGAGGTGGAGCGACTGGCAGCGATGCGATCTGATTCGCTTGTCCCtggcacacacacccctcccattCGCAGACGGAGCAAGTTTGCCACCCTCGGGCGTCTGTTCAAACCTTGGaaatggaggaagaagaagagcgaGCAGTTCAAGCAGACATCTGCTG TCCTGGAGAGGAAGATGTCAACCcggcagagcagagaggagctgaTCAAGAGAGGAGTGCTGAAGGACATCTACGAcaaag ACGGAACGGTAGttacgagaggagaggaggtcaatATGGAGAACGGGATGTCTCCAGCGTTAGGAGGGTCTGATCTATCACATTGTGATGGAGCTGAGCTGATGGATGGAGCAGGGTCAGCCATAG GTACAGTAGAGTTCCAGTTGTCTGGAGAGGGGACGTCTCCACAAGACCACACCCAGAATCCCAGCCAGGCTCCACCCACTAAGAAGGTCATGGTGTATCCAGGCGACGGCAGCGGGGCAGAGTCATCTCATCACATCCTAAAACAACCCAAACAACCCCCAGCGCTACCACCCAAACCCTTCAACAGACTGCCCAACCACATCACAG agGGTATGCCAGTGAAGCTGCCCTGTATGTCCATGAAgctgtctcctcctctacctcctaagAAGCTGATGATCTGTGTGCCTGTGGGAGCGGGGGTAAGCATGGAGCCCTCGGCCCTCACCTTCCAGAAgtgcccccctccctctcaccatgTGGGGTCCCTTGGGGGCCACTCCCTACACTACGGGACACTTCCTGTGCCCCTACACCCCCCCAGCCGCATCATCGAGGAACTCAACAAGACCCTGGCCCTTACCATGAAGCGATACGAGAG CTCCCTGCACCATGTGGTTCCCACGGTGATGATAGCATGTGATAACAACAAAGAGAACCTCTCCAACGAAGAAGACTACCAAGACATACCTGGGTCGTACAGGGacgaggaggatgaagatgatgatgaaacACTGTTTTCAA gtacCCTGGCTCTGAAGGTATTGAGAAAGGACTCCTTGGCCATTAAGATCAGTAACCGTCCATCTGTGAGAGAGCTAGAGGAGAAGAACATTCTGCCCAGACAGTCAGACCAGGAGAGACTGGAGTTCAGGCAGCAAATAGGCACCAAGCTCACACG GAGGTTGAGTCAACGGCCAACTACAGAGGAGCTGGAACAGAGAAACATACTGAAAC cgcGCAATGAACTGGAGGAGCTAGATGAGATGAGAGAGCTAAAGAAACGCCTGTCTAGAAAg TTGAGTCAGAGGCCTACAGTGGAGGAGCTGAGGGAAGCTAAGATCCTGACCCGCTTCAGTGACTATGTAGAGGTAGCCGACGCCCAGGACTACGACAGGAGGGCAGACAAACCGTGGACAAGACTCACAGCTGCAGATAAG GCTGCTATACGTAAAGAACTCAATGAATTTAAAAGCACAGAGATGGAAGTGCATGAGGGTAGTCGGCATCTAACCAG GTTTCATCGACCGTAG
- the LOC123998344 gene encoding phosphatase and actin regulator 1-like isoform X2, which produces MAELPEDEIDRRPIRRVRSKSDTPYITEARLSLHLETVEEVERLAAMRSDSLVPGTHTPPIRRRSKFATLGRLFKPWKWRKKKSEQFKQTSAVLERKMSTRQSREELIKRGVLKDIYDKDGTVVTRGEEVNMENGMSPALGGSDLSHCDGAELMDGAGSAIGTVEFQLSGEGTSPQDHTQNPSQAPPTKKVMVYPGDGSGAESSHHILKQPKQPPALPPKPFNRLPNHITEGMPVKLPCMSMKLSPPLPPKKLMICVPVGAGVSMEPSALTFQKCPPPSHHVGSLGGHSLHYGTLPVPLHPPSRIIEELNKTLALTMKRYESSLHHVVPTVMIACDNNKENLSNEEDYQDIPGSYRDEEDEDDDETLFSSTLALKVLRKDSLAIKISNRPSVRELEEKNILPRQSDQERLEFRQQIGTKLTRRLSQRPTTEELEQRNILKPRNELEELDEMRELKKRLSRKLSQRPTVEELREAKILTRFSDYVEVADAQDYDRRADKPWTRLTAADKAAIRKELNEFKSTEMEVHEGSRHLTRFHRP; this is translated from the exons TTGAGGAGGTGGAGCGACTGGCAGCGATGCGATCTGATTCGCTTGTCCCtggcacacacacccctcccattCGCAGACGGAGCAAGTTTGCCACCCTCGGGCGTCTGTTCAAACCTTGGaaatggaggaagaagaagagcgaGCAGTTCAAGCAGACATCTGCTG TCCTGGAGAGGAAGATGTCAACCcggcagagcagagaggagctgaTCAAGAGAGGAGTGCTGAAGGACATCTACGAcaaag ACGGAACGGTAGttacgagaggagaggaggtcaatATGGAGAACGGGATGTCTCCAGCGTTAGGAGGGTCTGATCTATCACATTGTGATGGAGCTGAGCTGATGGATGGAGCAGGGTCAGCCATAG GTACAGTAGAGTTCCAGTTGTCTGGAGAGGGGACGTCTCCACAAGACCACACCCAGAATCCCAGCCAGGCTCCACCCACTAAGAAGGTCATGGTGTATCCAGGCGACGGCAGCGGGGCAGAGTCATCTCATCACATCCTAAAACAACCCAAACAACCCCCAGCGCTACCACCCAAACCCTTCAACAGACTGCCCAACCACATCACAG agGGTATGCCAGTGAAGCTGCCCTGTATGTCCATGAAgctgtctcctcctctacctcctaagAAGCTGATGATCTGTGTGCCTGTGGGAGCGGGGGTAAGCATGGAGCCCTCGGCCCTCACCTTCCAGAAgtgcccccctccctctcaccatgTGGGGTCCCTTGGGGGCCACTCCCTACACTACGGGACACTTCCTGTGCCCCTACACCCCCCCAGCCGCATCATCGAGGAACTCAACAAGACCCTGGCCCTTACCATGAAGCGATACGAGAG CTCCCTGCACCATGTGGTTCCCACGGTGATGATAGCATGTGATAACAACAAAGAGAACCTCTCCAACGAAGAAGACTACCAAGACATACCTGGGTCGTACAGGGacgaggaggatgaagatgatgatgaaacACTGTTTTCAA gtacCCTGGCTCTGAAGGTATTGAGAAAGGACTCCTTGGCCATTAAGATCAGTAACCGTCCATCTGTGAGAGAGCTAGAGGAGAAGAACATTCTGCCCAGACAGTCAGACCAGGAGAGACTGGAGTTCAGGCAGCAAATAGGCACCAAGCTCACACG GAGGTTGAGTCAACGGCCAACTACAGAGGAGCTGGAACAGAGAAACATACTGAAAC cgcGCAATGAACTGGAGGAGCTAGATGAGATGAGAGAGCTAAAGAAACGCCTGTCTAGAAAg TTGAGTCAGAGGCCTACAGTGGAGGAGCTGAGGGAAGCTAAGATCCTGACCCGCTTCAGTGACTATGTAGAGGTAGCCGACGCCCAGGACTACGACAGGAGGGCAGACAAACCGTGGACAAGACTCACAGCTGCAGATAAG GCTGCTATACGTAAAGAACTCAATGAATTTAAAAGCACAGAGATGGAAGTGCATGAGGGTAGTCGGCATCTAACCAG GTTTCATCGACCGTAG